A single Hippopotamus amphibius kiboko isolate mHipAmp2 chromosome 5, mHipAmp2.hap2, whole genome shotgun sequence DNA region contains:
- the SLA gene encoding src-like-adapter — MYSKLGHSPPRGLGAWLALRADPLSHWLRAASTARGERRMGNSMRSSPAPPERPLPSPEGLDSDFLAVLSDYPSPDISPPIFRRGEKLRVISDEGGWWKAISLSTGRESYIPGICVARVYHGWLFEGLGRDKAEELLQLPDTKIGSFMIRESETKKGFYSLSVRHRQVKHYRIFRLPNNWYYISPRLTFQCLEDLVNHYSEVADGLCCVLTTPCLTQTTSAPPAVRAPDSTVTLRQKTFDWKRLSRRQEDPEGAENPLSVDESLFSYGLRESIASYLSLTGDDSSSFDRKKKSVSLMYSGSKRKSSFFSSPPYFED, encoded by the exons ATGTACTCTAAACTGGGTCATTCTCCACCCAGAGGGCTCGGCGCGTGGCTGGCTCTCCGTGCGGATCCCCTGAGCCATTGGCTTCGAGCGGCTTCAACAGCCCGGGGAGAGAGAAGAATGGGAAACAGCATGCGATCCAGCCCGGCACCGCCTGAGAGGCCTCTGCCCAGCCCAGAGG GACTGGACAGTGACTTCCTGGCTGTGCTGAGTGACTACCCATCTCCTGACATCAGCCCCCCGATATTCCGCCGTGGGGAGAAACTGCGCGTGATTTCTGA TGAAGGGGGCTGGTGGAAAGCCATTTCCCTTAGCACTGGTCGAGAGAGCTACATTCCTGGAATATGTGTGGCCAGAGTTTACCATGG ctggCTGTTTGAAGGGCTGGGCAGAGACAAGGCTgaggagctgctgcagctgccagACACGAAGATCGGCTCCTTCATGATCAGAGAGAGTGAGACCAAGAAAG GTTTTTATTCGCTCTCCGTGAGACACCGGCAGGTGAAGCATTACCGCATCTTCCGTCTGCCAAACAACTGGTATTACATTTCCCCAAGGCTCACCTTCCAGTGCCTGGAGGACCTCGTGAATCACTACTCCG AGGTGGCCGACGGCCTCTGCTGTGTGCTGACCACACCCTGCCTCACTCAGACCACGTCTGCCCCGCCAGCAGTGAGGGCCCCCGACTCAACCGTCACCTTGCGCCAGAAGACCTTCGACTGGAAGAGGTTGTccag ACGGCAAGAGGACCCGGAGGGGGCAGAGAACCCGCTCAGCGTGGATGAGTCCCTTTTCAGCTACGGGCTTCGGGAAAGCATCGCCTCCTACCTGTCCCTGACAGGGGATGACAGCAGCTCCTTCGatcgaaagaaaaaaagtgtctcCTTGATGTACAGCGGGAGCAAAAGGAAGAGCTCTTTCTTCTCGTCACCGCCATACTTTGAAGACTAG